A single Campylobacter concisus DNA region contains:
- a CDS encoding acetate kinase, producing MKILVLNSGSSSIKFQLFAMDTKTSLASGLVEQIGSNSSRAVLKANGEIYEINRFIKDHHDGLEAMNELFVTSHTLHDLSELDGIGHRIVHGGESFFSSMIVDESVIKKIEEISPLAPLHNPGHLAGIKNAMKESKNVPHVVVFDTVFHQSMPEYAYRYALPYDVCKTHHIRKYGFHGTSHRYVCKQAAKMLGIEFDKFNAISLHLGNGASACAVQNGKSIDTSMGLSPLEGLIMGTRSGDMDPAVVIYLLNIGVLKWNEIDNFLNKKSGLFGICGSSDMRDVVAKMENDERARLAFDMFCYRVKKYIGSYYAVLGRVDALIFTGGIGENAPNTRQKICDDLKHLGIHINHDLNFSNERGERCIDDKDAKIKTLIIPTNEELEIAIETARVIKERIL from the coding sequence ATGAAAATTTTGGTTTTAAACTCAGGTAGCAGCTCTATAAAATTTCAACTTTTTGCAATGGATACCAAAACTAGTCTAGCAAGCGGCCTAGTCGAGCAAATCGGTAGCAATAGCTCAAGGGCGGTACTAAAAGCAAATGGCGAAATATACGAGATAAACCGCTTTATAAAAGACCACCATGACGGACTTGAGGCGATGAATGAGCTCTTTGTTACCTCACACACTCTGCACGACCTAAGCGAGCTTGATGGCATCGGACACAGGATAGTACATGGCGGAGAGAGCTTTTTTAGCTCGATGATCGTTGATGAGAGCGTTATCAAAAAGATCGAGGAGATAAGCCCACTTGCCCCTCTTCATAACCCGGGGCACCTTGCTGGCATCAAAAATGCGATGAAGGAGAGCAAAAACGTGCCTCATGTTGTCGTTTTTGACACGGTTTTTCACCAAAGCATGCCAGAGTACGCCTACCGCTATGCCCTACCATACGATGTTTGTAAGACTCATCACATAAGAAAATACGGCTTTCACGGCACTTCACATAGATATGTTTGCAAGCAAGCGGCTAAAATGCTTGGCATAGAGTTTGATAAATTTAACGCCATCTCGCTTCATTTAGGTAACGGCGCCTCAGCCTGCGCGGTGCAAAACGGCAAAAGTATCGACACCTCGATGGGACTTAGTCCACTTGAAGGGCTCATAATGGGTACAAGAAGCGGCGATATGGACCCAGCAGTAGTCATCTACTTGCTAAATATCGGTGTTTTAAAATGGAACGAGATCGATAACTTTTTAAACAAAAAAAGCGGACTTTTTGGAATTTGTGGCTCAAGCGACATGAGAGATGTCGTAGCTAAAATGGAAAATGACGAGCGTGCAAGGCTTGCATTTGATATGTTTTGCTACCGAGTAAAAAAATATATTGGTTCGTATTATGCTGTTTTGGGACGCGTAGATGCGCTTATATTTACTGGCGGTATCGGCGAAAATGCACCAAATACAAGACAAAAAATTTGTGACGATCTAAAGCATCTTGGCATACATATAAATCACGATCTAAATTTCTCAAACGAGAGAGGCGAAAGGTGCATAGATGATAAAGATGCCAAAATAAAAACACTCATTATCCCAACAAACGAAGAGCTAGAAATAGCTATAGAAACAGCCAGGGTAATAAAAGAAAGGATACTTTAG
- a CDS encoding UDP-3-O-(3-hydroxymyristoyl)glucosamine N-acyltransferase yields the protein MKLSEIALKVNATFSGEDIEIFALNSLKNANKAELTYCDGEKNAKFISNSNAGAILVTKALLHEVPAGMIALVCDNPHLAFALLSKDYAKPLFCEPKPSNIAPSATIMPNVYIGSNVSVGENTIVMAGVFLGDNVTIGKNCIIHPNVVIYNDCVVGNECHLLANCVIGSDGFGYAHTKTGEHVKIYHNGNVVLGDFVEIGACTTIDRGVFESTVIANYTKIDNLVQIGHNCELGNGCLIVSQTGLAGSTILGRNVVMGGQSGSTGHVSVGDFAQIAARGGVSKNLLGGKKYAGAYPIMELSEQFKMQAKILRFFKKN from the coding sequence ATGAAACTAAGTGAAATAGCTTTAAAAGTAAACGCTACTTTTAGCGGAGAAGATATAGAAATTTTTGCCTTAAATTCTTTAAAAAATGCAAATAAGGCCGAGCTAACATACTGCGATGGCGAGAAAAATGCTAAATTTATAAGCAACTCAAATGCTGGAGCTATCTTGGTCACAAAAGCACTTTTGCATGAGGTACCAGCTGGCATGATCGCACTTGTCTGCGACAATCCACATCTTGCATTTGCCTTGCTTAGCAAGGACTATGCGAAGCCGTTATTTTGCGAGCCAAAGCCATCAAATATAGCTCCAAGTGCTACTATCATGCCAAATGTCTACATCGGCTCAAACGTGAGTGTTGGTGAAAATACGATAGTCATGGCTGGGGTATTTTTGGGCGATAATGTGACTATTGGCAAAAACTGTATCATCCATCCAAATGTTGTCATTTACAATGACTGTGTGGTTGGCAATGAGTGTCACCTGCTAGCAAACTGCGTCATCGGCAGCGACGGCTTTGGATATGCACACACAAAAACTGGCGAGCATGTGAAAATTTATCACAACGGCAATGTTGTCCTAGGTGATTTTGTCGAGATCGGAGCTTGTACGACGATAGATCGTGGTGTTTTTGAAAGTACTGTGATCGCAAACTACACAAAGATAGACAACCTTGTTCAAATAGGGCACAATTGCGAACTTGGAAACGGCTGCCTTATCGTCTCACAAACAGGCCTTGCTGGCTCAACGATACTAGGCAGAAACGTCGTCATGGGCGGGCAAAGTGGCTCGACTGGACATGTGAGTGTGGGTGACTTCGCGCAGATCGCAGCACGTGGTGGTGTTAGTAAAAATTTACTAGGTGGTAAAAAATACGCCGGAGCTTATCCGATAATGGAGCTTTCGGAGCAGTTTAAAATGCAAGCAAAAATTTTGAGATTTTTTAAGAAAAATTAA
- a CDS encoding acetolactate synthase small subunit translates to MSSIRRTISVIVLNEHGVLARISGLFAGRGYNIDTLTVAPIPESNFSRLSIVTSGDERVLEQIVKQLHKLIPTYKVIESGEFVEKEMALVKIPLGENFSGLEAILKAYNGIVTNTNENYIVVMVADDASRIESFLKSIKKFNPVDVVRGGSVIMDI, encoded by the coding sequence ATGAGCAGTATAAGAAGAACGATATCGGTTATAGTTTTAAATGAACATGGCGTTTTGGCTAGAATTTCTGGACTTTTTGCTGGTAGGGGTTATAACATCGACACGCTTACAGTTGCTCCAATACCTGAGAGCAACTTCTCAAGGCTGAGCATCGTAACTAGTGGCGACGAGAGGGTCTTAGAGCAGATCGTAAAGCAGCTTCATAAGCTCATACCAACATATAAAGTCATAGAAAGTGGCGAATTTGTCGAAAAAGAGATGGCGCTTGTTAAAATTCCTCTTGGTGAAAATTTTTCTGGCCTTGAAGCGATACTAAAGGCATACAACGGCATCGTGACAAACACAAACGAAAATTATATCGTTGTCATGGTGGCTGACGATGCGAGCAGGATAGAGAGCTTTTTAAAATCTATAAAGAAATTTAACCCAGTTGACGTTGTACGCGGCGGATCTGTGATAATGGATATATGA
- a CDS encoding acetolactate synthase catalytic subunit: MIKQISGSQMISEALHEEGVDIVFGYPGGAALNIYDETYKQTYYKHVLVRHEQAAVHAADGYARVSGKVGVAFVTSGPGFTNAVTGLATAYSDSIPIVLISGQVPTFMIGTDAFQEIDAVGISRPCVKHNFLVNSVEELPRIIKEAFYIARSGRPGPVHIDIPKNITSKLGDFVYPKEISIPSYKPTYKGNSKQIKKAAVAINEAKRPLLYIGGGAIASGASDIIRKFMQKTGIPAVETLMALGVLDAKDKLNLGMAGMHGSYASNMALSECDLLISLGARFCDRITGRTDEFAKHAKIIHVDIDPSSISKIINAHFPIVGDLTNVLTELYDEVNAKPENYAPWREILDRYSKLNPLSYTDSDTVLKPQWVIEETAKIAGSEAIISTDVGQHQMWVAQFYPFNRARQLVTSGGLGTMGYGLPAAIGAKCAMPDNLVINFTGDGSILMNIQELMTACETKAPVINIILNNNFLGMVRQWQTFFYEKRYSSTDLSLQPDFTKIVEGFGGVGFVCKSKDEFRKALKEAIDSKKSAMIDVRIDRFEDVLPMVPAGAAIYNMILKSKEEK; this comes from the coding sequence ATGATAAAACAAATTTCTGGTTCACAGATGATAAGTGAAGCCTTGCACGAAGAGGGTGTCGATATAGTCTTTGGCTATCCTGGTGGTGCGGCTTTAAATATCTATGACGAAACATATAAGCAAACTTACTATAAACACGTCCTAGTTCGCCACGAGCAAGCAGCTGTGCACGCAGCAGACGGATACGCAAGGGTTAGCGGTAAAGTGGGTGTTGCTTTTGTGACGAGTGGCCCTGGTTTTACAAATGCAGTCACAGGCCTTGCTACAGCTTATAGCGATAGTATTCCAATCGTACTTATAAGCGGTCAGGTACCGACATTTATGATAGGCACAGATGCATTTCAAGAGATAGACGCGGTTGGAATTTCACGCCCATGCGTCAAGCACAATTTTTTAGTAAATAGCGTTGAGGAGTTGCCTCGCATCATAAAAGAAGCCTTTTATATCGCAAGATCAGGCCGCCCAGGACCAGTTCATATCGACATTCCAAAAAATATCACATCAAAGCTTGGTGATTTTGTATATCCAAAAGAAATTTCTATTCCAAGTTACAAGCCGACCTATAAAGGCAACTCAAAACAGATAAAAAAGGCAGCAGTTGCGATAAATGAAGCTAAAAGACCACTTCTATACATCGGTGGTGGCGCGATAGCATCTGGAGCTAGCGATATCATCCGTAAATTTATGCAAAAAACAGGCATTCCAGCAGTCGAGACGCTGATGGCTCTTGGCGTGCTTGACGCAAAAGATAAGCTAAATTTAGGCATGGCTGGCATGCATGGCAGCTACGCTTCAAACATGGCTTTAAGCGAGTGCGACCTTCTCATCTCGCTTGGAGCTAGATTTTGCGATAGGATTACTGGTAGAACGGATGAATTTGCAAAACACGCAAAGATCATCCACGTTGACATTGATCCAAGCTCTATTTCAAAGATCATAAATGCCCATTTTCCAATAGTTGGAGATCTTACAAATGTGCTAACCGAGCTTTATGATGAAGTCAATGCGAAGCCTGAAAACTACGCACCTTGGAGAGAAATTTTAGATAGATACTCAAAGCTAAATCCTCTAAGCTACACAGATAGCGACACAGTACTTAAACCACAATGGGTTATTGAAGAGACTGCAAAAATAGCGGGTTCAGAGGCTATCATCTCAACAGACGTTGGTCAGCACCAAATGTGGGTAGCGCAGTTTTATCCATTTAACCGAGCAAGGCAGCTTGTAACAAGTGGCGGCCTTGGTACAATGGGATATGGCCTCCCTGCAGCGATTGGTGCAAAGTGTGCTATGCCAGATAATCTAGTTATAAATTTTACAGGCGACGGCTCGATACTTATGAATATCCAAGAGCTGATGACTGCCTGTGAAACAAAGGCTCCGGTTATCAATATAATCCTAAACAATAACTTCTTGGGAATGGTTCGTCAGTGGCAGACATTTTTCTATGAAAAACGCTATTCATCGACCGATCTTAGCCTTCAGCCTGATTTTACAAAGATCGTTGAGGGTTTTGGTGGTGTTGGCTTTGTTTGTAAGAGTAAGGACGAGTTTAGAAAGGCTTTAAAAGAAGCGATCGATAGCAAAAAATCAGCGATGATCGACGTTAGGATCGACCGCTTTGAGGACGTGCTTCCTATGGTTCCAGCAGGGGCTGCGATTTATAATATGATATTAAAGAGCAAGGAAGAAAAATGA
- a CDS encoding tRNA 2-selenouridine(34) synthase MnmH — MPLFELDVEQWLEKRSSFEILIDARSPHEFLYSHIKDAINLYALNDAEHKEVGTLYKSDRSLAKSLGAKYICKNLQNIIDEVYKRVKVGSAIGIYCAKGGLRSNSIGYVLSMIGYRVFRLSGGYKAYRNHVLEFLNRPLSIKFITLFGNTGCYKSKLIRTLSPSIDLEAMANHLGSVFGAINGAQPSQKSFEDALFEKLIALKDEICFIEGESRRIGSLTLPKSLYEAMRSGINVEVSASLENRISCITSDYKSVDKAFFDECMKKISPFIDKKARDEAVAKFNENDIAKVAEILLTKYYDKVYKKNENINVFINSDDFDKAIKILNEIRDKA; from the coding sequence GTGCCGTTATTTGAGCTTGATGTAGAGCAGTGGCTAGAGAAAAGAAGCTCTTTTGAAATTTTAATAGACGCAAGATCGCCACATGAATTTTTATATTCTCACATAAAAGATGCCATAAATTTATATGCTTTAAATGATGCAGAACATAAAGAGGTAGGCACGCTCTATAAAAGCGATAGATCCCTAGCAAAGAGCCTTGGCGCAAAATATATCTGTAAAAATTTACAAAATATCATTGATGAGGTTTATAAAAGAGTCAAGGTTGGTTCAGCTATTGGTATCTACTGCGCTAAAGGTGGGCTTAGATCAAATTCTATTGGCTATGTTCTAAGCATGATAGGATATAGAGTTTTTAGGCTTAGTGGTGGCTATAAAGCTTATAGAAATCACGTTTTAGAATTTCTAAATCGACCTTTGAGCATAAAATTTATCACTCTTTTTGGAAATACTGGCTGCTATAAAAGTAAGCTAATAAGGACTCTAAGCCCGTCAATAGACCTTGAAGCTATGGCAAATCATTTAGGCTCTGTCTTTGGGGCGATAAATGGCGCGCAGCCGAGCCAAAAAAGCTTTGAAGATGCGTTATTTGAAAAGCTCATCGCGCTAAAAGATGAAATTTGCTTTATCGAGGGCGAGAGTAGAAGGATTGGCTCACTTACTCTTCCAAAGAGCCTTTATGAGGCGATGCGTAGTGGCATTAATGTTGAAGTGAGCGCAAGTTTAGAAAATAGAATTTCATGCATCACAAGCGATTATAAAAGTGTGGATAAAGCCTTTTTTGACGAATGTATGAAGAAAATTTCACCATTTATCGATAAAAAAGCTAGAGATGAAGCTGTGGCTAAATTTAATGAAAATGACATTGCCAAAGTAGCTGAAATTTTACTCACAAAATACTACGACAAAGTCTACAAGAAAAACGAAAATATTAATGTTTTTATAAATTCTGACGACTTTGACAAGGCTATAAAAATCTTAAACGAGATAAGAGACAAAGCTTAA
- a CDS encoding HIT family hydrolase encodes MQHLCAPWRSEYFSAKKDSCVFCDVINSDDDDKNGVLFRAKHCFGIMNLYPYSPGHFMIIPNQHTDKIEELDDQTWFEMSKFVRLGVEILKKELYANGVNIGMNLGKAAGAGIAEHVHYHLVPRWSGDTNFITTISDVRVNGTPFYPLFEKLKKAFSAVI; translated from the coding sequence ATGCAGCACCTTTGTGCCCCTTGGAGAAGCGAATACTTTAGCGCCAAAAAAGATAGCTGTGTTTTTTGTGATGTTATAAACTCAGATGATGATGATAAAAATGGTGTGCTTTTTCGAGCTAAACATTGTTTTGGGATTATGAATTTATATCCGTATTCTCCAGGGCATTTTATGATAATACCAAATCAGCATACCGACAAGATCGAAGAGCTTGATGATCAGACTTGGTTTGAGATGAGTAAATTTGTAAGGCTTGGAGTTGAAATTTTAAAAAAAGAGCTTTATGCTAATGGTGTAAATATAGGTATGAATTTAGGCAAGGCAGCGGGAGCTGGCATAGCTGAGCATGTGCATTATCACCTTGTGCCAAGGTGGAGCGGAGATACAAATTTTATAACCACTATCTCTGATGTGAGAGTCAATGGCACACCATTTTATCCACTTTTTGAGAAACTAAAAAAGGCGTTTAGTGCCGTTATTTGA
- a CDS encoding indole-3-glycerol phosphate synthase has protein sequence MILDEIIKKTKDDLEKRKADFPEEWLGRSLAYNPYVPRDVLNALRASQNGPIKIIAEIKKASPSKGVIREDFEPIKIAQEYEPYANAFSILTEPHWFKGNIEYITQVRRYASRPILRKDFIVDKYQILEALVYGADFILLIAKALTQNELKELLDYAHHLGLEVLVETHDASDVKKAIFAGANIIGINHRNLDDFTMDMSLCEKLIPLLPNGKIIVAESGLYQHEQLRQLSKIGVDAFLIGEHFMRQDDIKNAVKKIKEGE, from the coding sequence ATGATACTTGATGAGATAATTAAAAAAACTAAAGATGATCTTGAAAAAAGAAAAGCAGACTTCCCTGAGGAGTGGCTTGGCCGCTCGCTCGCGTACAATCCATATGTGCCAAGAGATGTTTTAAATGCTCTTAGAGCAAGCCAAAATGGGCCGATAAAAATAATAGCCGAAATCAAAAAAGCAAGCCCAAGTAAGGGCGTGATAAGAGAAGACTTTGAACCTATAAAAATCGCTCAGGAATACGAGCCATACGCAAATGCTTTTAGTATCTTGACTGAGCCACATTGGTTTAAAGGCAACATCGAGTATATCACGCAGGTTCGCCGCTACGCATCAAGGCCGATCCTTAGAAAAGATTTTATCGTTGATAAGTATCAAATTCTTGAAGCTCTTGTTTATGGGGCAGACTTTATCTTGCTCATCGCAAAAGCATTAACTCAAAACGAGCTAAAAGAGCTTTTAGACTACGCTCATCATTTAGGTCTTGAAGTTTTGGTTGAAACTCACGACGCGAGTGATGTGAAAAAGGCTATCTTTGCAGGAGCAAATATAATAGGCATAAATCACCGAAATTTAGATGATTTTACGATGGATATGAGCCTTTGTGAGAAGCTCATACCACTTTTGCCAAATGGCAAGATAATAGTCGCTGAAAGCGGTCTTTACCAGCATGAACAGCTTAGGCAGCTAAGCAAAATAGGCGTAGATGCTTTCTTGATAGGAGAGCATTTTATGAGACAAGATGATATAAAAAATGCCGTCAAAAAGATAAAGGAGGGCGAGTAA
- a CDS encoding vesicular transport factor Uso1p, translated as MINKILLAIFCLIVGFCLSFFKSPKEDETPKDTNQTIYSINFDNLPEEERQKYISKDDLYEYGGYITPKSYIQNFTETSDQNLSNDVNELQEQVRELSKKNKILATDNVDISEKNLDFISKISEMKKNIENEKNEIVEKNQKTLGELETQHFENIQTLTKRLNEAQADMIESSKAYEKKIIDLENAINEAKNGDESKVKDIEANFVKFKEAAEANYTALKEQNIELNTTLAQKDALIKEYENTQNEKDKNEKKEILLLKEEIERAKSDAKTQKFSYEKEINALTDGFETQKSVMEDELSKKANKIIDLEEALESNQTALKDRIYELDEIKKNLNSKDLAVENYNGKNLELNASLAALHKSFNDLKEKNLKSEQENKLANENISSLKKDLDRLNLINKKLEKQNLDANTSLNELNKKLNLSEESLKNARDELKTLDTKTNKFLKTLFEQNQTISLQTQKLGLNDSELKNLSTKINLKDEKIKELENNLTQTSQMLAAKQSELEAQKRTLKIDMQNYEILRQQINILQKKIVDTSTLLADSNNSGGKNLLSLQNELESAKHKLNESNKTIERLNSKINELSSSSVKGSPVNAKIIELQKDIEQNLNRQDELENENVNLKNILQATTKPETPTKLVLISSLECDDMDAKDKISVMCKNRVSEFLQRFNSNYLYEIIPIVDKKNFVIPSNVAQSIKKDDLGRLNNYVNYGVGKERAKAAAELIKEEFGDFARISFSSEVIVKDVTRGFIIKVYR; from the coding sequence GACGATCTTTATGAATATGGCGGATATATAACTCCAAAAAGCTATATCCAAAATTTTACTGAAACGAGCGATCAAAATTTATCAAATGATGTAAATGAACTTCAAGAACAAGTTCGTGAGCTAAGTAAAAAAAATAAAATTTTAGCTACTGATAATGTCGATATCAGCGAGAAAAATTTAGACTTTATAAGCAAAATTTCAGAGATGAAAAAAAATATCGAAAATGAAAAAAATGAGATAGTTGAAAAAAATCAAAAGACGCTTGGCGAGCTTGAAACACAACACTTTGAAAATATACAAACTCTCACAAAACGGCTAAATGAAGCTCAAGCTGATATGATTGAGAGCTCAAAAGCCTATGAAAAAAAGATAATAGACCTTGAAAATGCGATAAATGAGGCAAAAAATGGCGATGAAAGTAAGGTAAAAGACATCGAAGCAAATTTTGTTAAATTTAAAGAGGCAGCTGAGGCAAATTACACAGCTTTAAAAGAGCAAAATATAGAGCTAAATACGACACTGGCTCAAAAAGACGCTCTAATAAAAGAGTATGAAAATACTCAAAATGAAAAAGATAAAAACGAAAAAAAAGAAATTTTGCTTTTAAAAGAGGAGATCGAGCGAGCAAAGAGTGACGCTAAGACACAAAAATTTAGCTACGAAAAAGAGATAAATGCACTAACTGATGGCTTTGAAACGCAAAAAAGTGTTATGGAAGATGAGCTTTCAAAAAAGGCAAATAAGATAATTGATCTTGAGGAAGCACTTGAGTCGAACCAAACTGCCTTAAAAGATAGAATTTATGAGCTTGATGAGATAAAGAAAAATTTAAACTCAAAAGATTTGGCAGTTGAAAACTACAATGGTAAAAATTTAGAGCTAAATGCCTCTCTTGCGGCACTTCATAAAAGCTTTAATGATCTAAAAGAAAAAAATCTTAAAAGCGAGCAGGAAAATAAACTCGCAAATGAAAATATAAGCTCGCTTAAAAAAGATCTTGACCGGTTAAATTTGATAAATAAAAAGCTAGAGAAGCAAAATTTAGATGCAAATACAAGTCTAAATGAGCTAAATAAAAAACTAAATTTAAGTGAAGAAAGTCTTAAAAATGCACGAGATGAGCTAAAGACGCTTGATACAAAGACAAATAAATTTTTAAAAACTTTATTTGAGCAAAATCAAACTATCTCTTTGCAAACTCAAAAGCTTGGTTTAAATGACAGCGAGTTAAAAAATTTAAGTACAAAGATAAATTTAAAAGATGAAAAGATAAAAGAGCTAGAAAATAATCTCACTCAAACAAGCCAAATGCTAGCAGCAAAGCAAAGTGAGCTAGAAGCTCAAAAAAGAACACTAAAGATCGATATGCAAAACTATGAAATTTTGCGTCAGCAAATAAATATTTTGCAAAAAAAGATAGTTGACACTTCGACACTTTTAGCAGATAGCAACAACAGTGGTGGCAAAAATTTGCTAAGCTTGCAAAATGAGCTTGAAAGCGCAAAACATAAGTTAAACGAGAGTAATAAGACGATTGAGAGGTTAAATTCTAAAATAAATGAACTTAGCTCATCTAGCGTAAAAGGAAGTCCAGTAAATGCCAAGATCATCGAACTTCAAAAAGATATCGAGCAAAATTTAAATAGGCAAGATGAACTTGAAAACGAAAATGTGAATTTAAAAAATATCTTGCAGGCGACAACTAAACCAGAGACGCCAACAAAGCTAGTTTTGATCTCTAGCCTTGAGTGTGATGACATGGACGCAAAAGATAAGATTAGCGTGATGTGTAAGAATAGAGTGAGCGAATTTTTGCAAAGATTTAACTCAAACTACCTTTATGAGATAATTCCGATCGTAGATAAGAAAAATTTTGTCATCCCATCAAATGTGGCTCAAAGCATCAAAAAAGACGATCTTGGCAGGCTAAATAACTATGTAAATTATGGCGTTGGTAAAGAGCGTGCAAAGGCAGCAGCCGAGCTTATAAAAGAAGAATTTGGCGATTTTGCAAGGATCAGCTTTAGCTCAGAAGTGATCGTAAAAGATGTCACGCGTGGCTTTATCATCAAGGTTTATAGATGA